From the Variovorax terrae genome, the window CCAACTTGGGCAGGACAGATCGAAGTACTGATTTGCTGCTGTTTTTGCGGGACGACATAGACGCCCGAGAAAAGCCAGGCCGAACAAGGCGACGATCCCTTTCGAAGCAAGAGGCTTCCCTGGGGACGAGTCGGCCGGAATTTGAACGCTGAGTGGTGATTGATTTCATTACAATACTAAGGATTCCTTAGTGTATGAGTGTATCAATCCTCAGACTATCTGAGGATGCCCCGTGCAAAACCCGATTCCCCGATTGATCCGGCGCTGCCTTTGTTTGCACGCAGGCTCAAGGCCGCACGGCTTCGCAGTGGGATTTCGCAAGAGAATTTGGGGGTTGAGGCCGGGGTGGACGAGTTCTCCGCCAGCGCCCGCATCAATCAGTACGAGCGTGGCAAGCACACGCCGGACGTGCTAACTGCGACGAACCTGGCGAAAGTCCTGGACATTCCGTTGGCGTATTTCTGGGCTGTTGGCGATGACGAGGCCGATCTGATCCGGCTTTTTCATAAGTTGGGCATCAAGCAGCGCAAACAGGTCCTGCTCCTGCTGGAAGAGTTGACCGAGGGGAAATAGGTTGATGCTGCTTCCCCCTCGACTCTTTTCACACCACCCCCCGCTCCGCCATAGAAAGCGCCCCCAGATCACTGGTGATCACGTGATCGAGCACCCGCACCTCCACCAGCGCCAGCGCTGACTTCAGATCGCGCGTGAGCGCATAGTCCGCACTG encodes:
- a CDS encoding helix-turn-helix domain-containing protein is translated as MPRAKPDSPIDPALPLFARRLKAARLRSGISQENLGVEAGVDEFSASARINQYERGKHTPDVLTATNLAKVLDIPLAYFWAVGDDEADLIRLFHKLGIKQRKQVLLLLEELTEGK
- a CDS encoding JAB domain-containing protein; its protein translation is SADYALTRDLKSALALVEVRVLDHVITSDLGALSMAERGVV